The nucleotide sequence ACATATAGTTGAAGGAATGAACAAGATACAGAGTCACAGTACATCACATCCATCTTCGGTTTCGCAATTTGCTGCTATTGAAGCATTAACCGGACCTCAATATGTGATAAATGAGATGTTTGTCGAATTTAAAAAGCGAAGAGAATTTTTGCACAATGAATTAATTTCAATTAAAGGAATTACTTGTTATAAACCGGAAGGTGCTTTTTATCTTTTTCCTAACATTTCAACATTTATGCATAAGCACTCAAAAGTATTGAAGATTGAAAATTCTTTTGACTTTGCGATGCACTTGCTTTACGAAGCACATATTGCTGTAGTTCCTGGAAATGCATTTGGCGCAGATGATTATTTGAGAATCTCCTACGCAACTTCGATGGAAAATTTGAAAGAAGCTGTGATAAGACTAAAAAAAGCTTTAGCGAGACTTGAAGTCTGAAATATTTATACTCGGCTTTAGTTTCTTTACAGGCTGATCTGCAAGATGATTTGAATGTTTGAGTGATTAATTGATTGAATGCGTTACGTTAAATTGAACTTTTATTCTTCATCATCAATTAAACATTTTGCTGTTTAATGTATTCCTGTAGTGAATCTGCTATGACTTCAACAGGCATATCAAGACCTGTCCAAAGTTTAAAAGATTTGGCAGCCTGAGCAATAAGCATCTTTAATCCTCCCACTACTTTTGCTCCTTGCATCTCTGCAGTTTTAAGAAATTTTGTTTTAGTCGGATTATAGATCAGATCGAAAACTATTTGATCTTCATTGAAAGAATCATCAATATCCGTGATTGTATCTTCAATCTCAGGATACATTCCTATTGTAGTAGCGTTAACAATAAGTTTTGAATCCCTTAAAGTATCAACATTATCCGGCGGAAAAAGTTCAAATGTATGAAACAAATCATATCGCATCTTCAAAGAAAAATCATTCGCCAGCGTATCAGCTTTCTGCTGGGTTCTGTTTATGATATTTATTTCCTCAGGTTTGAAATAACGGAGTAAAGTATAAATAACGGCTCGCGCACTTCCGCCGGCACCAATTACAGTTGCTTTCGCTCCAGATATTTTTTCTTTAAATGGAAGTAACGTTTCCAGGATTCCAAAAGCATCAGTATTATAACCCATCAACTTGCCATGGTCATTAACAATAGTATTTACGGCTCCTATAATTGAAGCTTCTTCAGATACTTCATCAAGGAACTTTATTATTTTTTCTTTGTGTGGAAGTGTTACATTTAATCCTTTTAAACCCAGTGCAAGCACTCCATTAACTGCGGCTTTAAGATTTTCGGATGGAACATCGAAAGGAAGATACACATAATCTAAGTTCATCTGTTCAAGCGCAAAATTTTGAATAAATGGAGAATATGAATGCTTAATCGGATGACCAATCAAACCAATTAATTCCGTATTTGCTAAAAAGGAATCTCTCACATAGCCCTCATATAAAATTCACAGGAATTGTGCACTTGTTAGTTTTCGCCTAAAAGTTTCTTAAAGAGCTTGGAAGATTTTATTTCAGGATAGTCATTTGTAAATTCCTCTTCAATACTTGGGTCCAGTTCAAATGCTTTCTTTAAACAATGAATTGCATCCTCAGTTCTGCTGAGAATAAAATTGACCTTTGCTTTCTCATAAATAGCTTTAGCATCATTTTCCTTTAAAACTATACATTTATCAAAAGCTTCAAGAGCGCTCAGCCATTCACCAAGTTCTATATAAGTTTCTGCAAGCGTGAACCATATATCGTAATTAGCAGGTGATATTTTTAATGCGTGAATATAACTTGCGACAGCTTCTTTTAATTTGCCCAAAGAATATTCAAGATCAGCTTTTGCGTACCATGCCTCTGCACTATCCTGAGCAAGAGTAACAGCTTTGTTAAAATCTCTTAAAGCATGCTGATATTTTCCTGCTGAATCGTAACAGTAACCGCGGGCTAAATATGCTTCAAAATAAGCATCGTTATTTTTTATTGCTTCACTGTAAAACCTGAGAGCATTTTTCAAATCACCAAGTTCTTCGTAAAGATTTCCAATATTAAAGCAGGTTGTTTCATCGTTCGAATCAAGTTCATAAGATTTCCTGAAACACTCGAGTGCTTCATGGTATCTCTCAAGTTCAGCAAGAATATTTCCTTTGTTGAACCATGCACTTGTAAAATTTTCTCTTATAGAAACCGCAAGATCATAGCTGTTTATAGCCTGTTCAGGTTTGTTCATCTTGGATAGAATAACTCCACGGTTATACCATCCGTTTGGGTTATATGGTTCCAACTCAAGAAATTTTTCGTAAGAAGCCAAAGAGTTAGAATAATCTTCCAAATTCTCATAACAAAAGCCAAGCTCGTAGTATGCTTCAGAATAATCAGGATTGAGTTTCAAAACTTTATTAAAAAATCTGATTGCAGCTTCGAATTCTTCATTATGCTGATGAAGAATTCCGAGGCTGTAGAGAGCATCTTCATTATTCGGATCGTTTGAAAGAGCTTTATTCAATGATTCTTTTGCCTGTGTGAATAAACCAATATTTTCTTCGGCAATTGACCGGTCAACAAGTGCATCAGTATCGCCAGGATTCAACGACAAAGCTTTATTAAAACATTCGATGGATTCATTAAAATATCCAAGTGCATTCAGGAATAATCCTTTTTTAATCCAGTATTCTGAATTGTATGGAGAAATTTCAAGAAGCGCATTTATTATGTATAACCCATCTTCATTTAGGTCATGTTCGAGGCAGGCTTGAGTTACTTCGTCAAACATATCAAGATAACCATAGACAGCACCAGTATCTATCAGCTTTTTACATTCTTCTATCTGTTCCTTAAGTTTTTCATTTCCGGAAGGTTCATCAAATACATATTCTTCATTAAAGAAATTCATCTACTTTCCTTATTAAATTTAATTCCACAAAAAATTTAGAACTAAAAAAAACTAAAAACAAGAATCGAACCGTTTGACATATTAATAAAATTTTTGTAAGCAAATATCGGACATAAAAAAAGCCCCGAATGAACGGGGCTAAGAAAGATAGGAGTTTACTTTAACAGTATAAGTTTCTTTGTATCGACAAAATTGCCGGAAGTAAGAGCGTAAACATAAATTCCACTTGGCAGATTTGAAGCATTAAATGTAACTGAGTAATTTCCAGCTTCTTGATTTTCATTTACCAATGATGCTACTTCTGTCCCGAGCATATCATAAACTTTCAAAGAAACTTCTCCGGAAGTTTTTATTGAGTATGAAATTGTTGTCGTTGGGTTGAACGGGTTTGGATAGTTCTGACTTAACTCATAGTTATCAACAACTTCGGTTGGATTATTAACAGAAATTTTATAAGGATCCTCTCCTTGAACAATTGCTTCTACTTCATTTGATGCTGGTGAAACTTTAGCTGTTAAATCAACTGCGGTAATATAATATTTTGCTACTGTTCCACTCTGGCATTGTGCACCAGGAGGAGGATTGCAAACTGTTTCCTCATTGTCAATATATTCAGTGGGCAGTGAGGCTGAAACAGTTGTATGCAATGTGAAGGGAAGAGAACCGATCCTCCTATAAATACGATAATAATCTATATCCTGTTCAGGATTTTTCTGCCAAACTAATTTAGGATGATTATTATGCGAGGACATAGTAAGATTTTGTGGTGCAATTGGATTTAAATTTTCCCACCTGTACCTCAAATTATTTCCGTTGTTGCTTCCTAAACTATCTTTCCAGATAACGTGAACTTCATTGCCTGCCGAAGATACATTTACGTGCATTGGATCAACTGATGGTGGATTAAGGCCATAGTTATAAATAATATCATCAGGATATCCGCTTATTGATTTGGAACGCCAGATGGCAAAATCCTCTATTTGTCCACCACCTTCACCACCAGCTATTTGTTTGTAATAAAATGCCGAATGACTGTTATTGTCAAAAGTAGTTGTTGAGTAAACCAATTGATTGAAATTAGAATAAGGGTTAGGCAGATAACCTAAAAAAGCATTATCACTTAATCTTTTCCATGCCCAGCCAAGCCGATGACTGTAAGTTCCATTCTCATAGAATGAATAGTAAATTACAAGTGTTGTGCTTGTAACACGAATACCAGCAAGGTTTGATGAAACAAGATTAGGTTCTGATACAGTATAACCTGATAATACAGAAGTCCAGTCATTTTGTGTAACTCTATATTTTCTCCAGTTATTAGTATTTGTGCCGCTCTTTTGCCACATAAAATAGACATAATCTTCGTTCACTCCAGTGTAACGGGCAGTTATTTTTGGATATGTGCCGGTTTCTCCTGTGGAAACTACCATTTCACCTGTGAAATTCCCACTCTGATAATTACGGTATCTATATTTTACTATTCCTGACTCAAGGTAAGTTATGTGCAAGTTTTGATTGGAAACTATAGATTCCATCCAAGATGTACTTGTCACAAGATTGAGTGTGTATATTAAACTCCAGTTTGAACCACCATTAGTACTACGTCTTACTCTCATTTGGCTTCCGATTCCATAAACAATATAAATATTGTCTGCATCACCGGAAATACTCGGAGAAACTACTGCGGAGTATTCTATAGTTATTGGCGAACCTGCAACTCCGTTCAGATTCATTTTGTAATATTTCAACGAACTACTGTTTTGGACGATAATATGGTTACCATCCCGGTTTGTAAATATATCCACACCGCCAAAATTTAATGCATTAGAAACATTAATGTTTGTTTCTTTAACAGAAGTCCAGTTTGGCGTCTGTGTAAAACCTGCTGCATATAGCAGCAGAACAATTAAGATGATTATCTTCTTCATTTTTAAAATACCTTTCTTGTCAAGGCTCAGCAGTTAAGCTGAGTCTGATTATTTTAACAAAAGTGATTTAAATGTTCTAACAGAATTCTTTGTCTTGAGGACAATTAGATAAACACCGCTTGGTAGTGAATTGCCAAGTCTGTCCCTTGCATCCCAGGAAATATTATAATTTCCCGGAGAGAATACCTTATCTAATAGTGTTGTTATTTCTTTCCCTAATGAATTAAAAATTTTTAACTGAACGTTTGAAGTTTCATAAATATTGAAGCTGATAATACTTTCTGAATTAAAGGGATTCGGATAAGCCCGAACGACTTCAAAGGATAGTTCTTTAATCTCTGATTCAATTATTCCAGATATTTTATCTCTTTTCAGTATGTAGCTAAAGTTATAAATAACTGAAGGTGTATATTTTTCCATCGGAATAAGAAGGTCTCTCTTTCCATCACCATTAAGATCTGCAATAGAAACAGGATAGAATTGAGCGCCGAGCTGTGTTACTTCTCCGAGCTTTGCATACCACAGCTTATACTGATGATTGCCGGGAGAACCAACAAATTTTATAATTAGTATTACATTGCCTATCGAAATAATTAATTCTTCTTTGTTGTCGTCATCGATGTCTACTGCTTGTAATAAATTAGTAAAGGAAAGGGAAGTCAAATATCTGAGTTCAATGCTTGCAACTACCTTATAGCTGTTATCCCTATCTGTTTCATAACATTGATAAAGAGTAATTCCCTCTTCAAAATCTTGCCCGCCAATCCAGAATTCAGGTTTTCCGTTCCCATCAAGATCTTTTGTAGCAGCTTGCATATATGTATTAGGCGTAGAAAATGGGAATTGATTAACAATTGAATACTCATTTTCATCTTCATTTTCTATTACAAATACATTACCGGGACCTGAGCTAATAACCAGTTCAGTCTTATTATCCTGATCAAAATCCCCGATTGCAAAGCCAGAGATATCACTATCAAAGATAGATTTAAATCTGAATACTTCTTCAAAATTGTTTATGCTATCTCTGTATTCAGATATAACACACATTGTTGTATCCCAAATACTCGGAGTAGTAAAAGCACAATCTGTTATCCCGTTATTATCCCAATCTCCCAATATTAAATTATTTATTTGGAGTGTGTCTAAATAAAAGAAGAAATCGGGAGTTGTTGGTAAAACACTTGCTGAATCACATTTATAAACTGGATAAAAGAAAAAAACATCATCCACTAATGATGCTATAATTATCTCTTTGTTCTCATCTTTGTTAAAATCTGCAATTCCTTTTACTAAAACTGTAGAAGTATCATAAGAAAATATATCTTGGTAAATGTCATTGATATTTCTCTCAAATATTTTTACTGGCCCAGCAATATTGGGTATAATTGTATTTGTACATCCGAATAATTCCGGTCGTCCATTATTATTTAAATCTTCTACTGGCTGAGGTAACCACCAAGAAATATTAGCTACAGGAACTTGTTGCCAAAAGGTAAATTTGCTGCTGTATTTAGTTGTATCTATTTCCCAAATGTTTATTATTGTTGTATCAACATCCGCATTACTTTCAAAAATATTTTCTTTGCTGCCAAGATAAAAAGTCCTGCTTTCTCCAATTCTGTTTGTTAGCCTGTAAATATTTGGTGAATTTTCTTCATACTTTCCTCCCTGTTCAACAAATTTTTGTAGTTCATACCCTTTGTTAAAATTGTTTTGCTGCGCAAGGATAATTGCACTTAATCCAAAAACCAGTAAGAAAAATATTTTATTCATTCTGCTACTCAATATTTTATAGGGAAAGAAAACACTGTTAGAGATTGCTTCTCCGTCAATTGCCGGATAGCAATAACTGATGATTTTTTTCAAGCTATGTAAAACCAGAAGGGAAGAATAAGAAATGAATGGATGGTTGATTGAATGATTGTATGAGAACTTTGAAAGTTTCATACAGAATAATCTGGATTGGTGAAAATAATTTCACCATCTTTCTCGCTCCGGAGAGAGAGAGAGAGAGCTAAATATCGTGCCAACTTTGAAGAACTTATTTCTGAAAAAAAGTTCATCGGTTTTCTACCCTGAATTAATTTCAATGAGAACTTAACGAACTGATCTCACAAAGTCAATATCTTTATTAAATTATATCAGAAAAATATTTTTGCATCTATGGATGAAGGCTGAATAATTGCGATGTGATGAAAATATGTTTATGAGTTTTGGATATCCGGGAAATAAATAAAAACAGAACCCGGTATTAACCGGATTCCGTGTGATGTTGAGGCTGGTTGTTTACTTCAGCAAAATTAATTTCTTCGTCTCCATAAAATTTCCTGAAGTTAATGTGTAGAAATAAATCCCACTCGTTAATGCCGAGCCTGATCGGCTTGGAAGTTCTGCTGCGTTGAAAGTAATTGAGTAATTTCCTGCTTCTTGATTTTCATTTACCAATGAAGCTACTTCTGTTCCGAGCATATCATAAACTTTCAAAGAAACTTCTCCTGCATTTTTTATTGAGTATGAAATTGTTGTTGTTGGGTTAAAAGGATTGGGGTAGTTCTGGCTGAGTTCATAGTTGTAACTTAACGCTGCAGAACCAGAGTTGTTAACTTTATTTGTTGCATTCGAACCATTATTCCCAGGAGAGTTATGTATGAATTTCAAAAATTCGATCATTACGGTCGAGGAATAAGCTGAATAATGATTGTTATTATCTAAAGCTCTCATTCTGTATTCAGCAAAATAACTCTCTCCGGAACCAGCACCTTGAACTTCTGAATCTATGAACTGAGATATACTACCGCCGGGAGAATAAACAACTGTCCAAGGTCCCCAGGGATTATCCAGAAACTTTATTCTGCGTTCAACTTGATAAGCATTATATGTCTTTACAAATACATCAGGTTCGTTATTTAATTGCCAGGTTAGCTTTGCGCACTGTACATTTCCTTGTTGATATGGATTAACTGCTAATCCAGTAGGTGCAAGTGGAGCATCATCATAATGCCTGAATTTTATTTTCGAAGGATAATCTGGATTGGAAACTCTTAACAGATATAAATCATTCGAATTTGAACTTAAGAAACTTGATTGCTCAAACAAAGGTACATTTGCGATAACACCTGAATAAGTTGTACCTGTAAGATACTTGTGAACATAGTTGACAGCCTGTTCATCATAATAGATAATATGTATTCTGTTATTAAGCGTATTATTGACAACGTGTATTTTGTTAACCGGAGTGAAAAGGTTTTCGTTGTTTTGATTCCAAGTGGAACTACCCAAACTTCTATATGAATGACCAATATATGAGCCTTCTGTACCGATTGAAGCATAGTCCGCTCTGTACATTTCATTTAAATAGTTACTAGAAATAATTGGTTTACCCTTTCTCAGATTGGTTGTATATGGTAAATAATTGAACGGAACGCTCTGAGATGCTTGCCAGGTACCTGAAGAACGGTCTCTAGTTTTTGGTTCATCAAATTGATATTTAATAAAGCTTACGTGAACTCTGTCAGGTGAAAATGTTAAATCAGGTTCGTCTCCACCGTACTCTTCATTATCTGTAATATTTTTATATTCGCTCCAACTAGGACCCGATGGAGTAAATTTTATGAAGTGTGAATCATAGCCCCAACCGCTTACTCTGACTTCTGACCAAACTATGTAAATTAATGCATCATATTTATAAGCAAGAATTTTATTGCAGCCGGTATTGACTAAATCACGACTAGAAAATGTGTTATTCCAGGTATCACCGAGATTGGTGCTTCTTGCTACTTTAATATCATCGTTTTTGTAATAGACTGCATAAACGTCATTTCCAAATGCAACTACGTTTGCATGATTAGTTCCTGCGCCTTCTGATTCAATTACTTTGTCGTATTTTATTACACCTCCATTCGAGTTCACAAGTGCATATCTTATTCCTCCATTCCTTGAGTAAACAATATGCACACCATTTTGATCTACAAACGAAGTAACTATTGTATTTGACTGGACAAAGAAATTAATATCGGTTTCAGACGACCAATAATTCTGACTAAAGCCGACTGATATAAATAAAACTGTAAGAATAAAAATTAGCTTTTTCATTTTAGTTCTCCCTTTTTATCCAGGCTCAGCAAATAAGATGAGTCTGATTATTTAATTAAAACTGATTTAATTGTTTTGCTGTATTTATCAGCAATCATTGTAATGAAATAAATTCCGGAAGGAACTAAATTTCCATTTACATCTGTTCCATTCCAGATAATTTCATATTCTCCGCTTAAGCAGGTTTCATTTATTAATACTTTTATCTCTTCCCCGAGTGAATTATAAATGCATAAAGATACTCTTGCGTCCGATGGTAAATGAAATTTTATCCTGGTTTCAGGATTGAATGGATTTGGATAGTTATTATACAAATCAAATCTATCAAGAATAGGATTATAATTATCATCTACTTCAGAAATCTTATTGCGTTTATGAAAAACAGAGTAATAAGCACTCTTCTGAGATGGAAAGTAAAGGTAATGATTTGCAACAATTTCATAAGTTCCATCACCATCTAAATCAGCAGCATCAATTCTATCTATCAATTGACTTGAGTATGTAGTATCAATTAATGGTAAGAGGTTAATAAAATCGAAATAGTAAGAACCTACGCCATTATTTTTAATCCCAAAAACAAAATCTCCGTTTGCAAGAAAAAGATCTTTCTTCCCATCATAGTCCAGATCACAAAAACGCAATTTACCTGTTGTAAAAGCAAAAAGTCCCCGAATATCAATCTGGTAAACCTGCTCATAATTTCCGGGCACGTCAGCTTCAAAAACGTAAATTCTTGTTACACCGCCATAAAGGCTGCTGTTGAAATCACCACCTATCCATATCTCCGGCTTCCCGTTACCATCCATATCGTCTGTAAAAGTGGTCAGATATGCATTATAAGTTTGGAGTGTATCTTCAAGTTCAACCATATATTGCTTTCCCTGAACATGTTCGTATATATAGAATTTACCATCTATACTTCCGGTTCCAAAATTTCCTTTCACATCCTGATCAAAATCACCCGTTGAAATACCATAAGTATATTTATCAGGTAATGGGCGATGATAATAAATAAGTTCATAATTATTTATTTGAGGATTATACTTAGCCACGTGGTTGCTGTATGACCATACACTATCACCATCTCCTGCATCCAGAAAATAAATTATCTCGAGATTAATATCATTATCAATATCATAAAATGTTGGTGTGTTGGGTTGATACTGTGGGGGAAAGGAGTTATAGATAAAATTGAAATTATTGATTAAATCATTAGGTGTATTCTGTTTGAAAAATTTCATACTGTTTTCCCTACCTCTATAGAAAATATCCAACAGTCCATCATTTGTAATGTCTCCAACATCAAAAAACTTATCAGATGAATCCAACGGAAAATCATAAATCAAGCTGAATAACGAGTCATTACTTTGCTCATAAATTTGTGTGGCATGAAAATCCAAAAACGGTGAATTATTGACAAATCGATAAACATAAAGTTCCATCTTATTATTCTTATTAGCATCAATGGCAATGTAATTTGCTGAGTAAGCATTATAGGCTGGTATTTTTCCATAGGAACGGTATAGATTATCATAGTAACTGAGATTTAGTGTATCTAGCTCTAAAATCAAGTCTGCTTGACTAAGATTATCTTCTTCTGGGAATGCTCGCAAAGATTTTAAGTAGCGGTCATTTGTTGCCTTGTCAATTACTTCGAAGGTGCTATCCTGCAAAAGATGGACATCAATACCTGGATTATTCCTGAATTCATTAAATGACCTTTTTTGTGCAAATGTGCTTTGAGCTACTGTCATAACTAATAATATCACAATAAAAAATTTATTCAATAACATACTATCCTCTTAATAAAAATTTCGTGGAAGAGATTTGCTTATCTCCGAGCTATGTAAAACCAGAAGGGAAGAATAAGAAATGAATGGATGGTTGATTGAATTGCTGTATGGAAACTTTGAAAGTTTCATACAGAATAATCTGGATTGGTGAAAATAATTTCACCATCTTTCTCGCTCCGGAGAGAGAGAGAGAGCTAAATATCGTGCCACCTTTGAAGAACTTATTTCTGAAAAAAAGTTCATCGGTTTTCTACCCTGAATTAATTTCAACAGAAACTTAGATAAGGAATTTTAGAAAGTCAAGGTGGTTCTTGATAAATTGTTGAACTCGTAAAAAAACCCACGATCACTCGAGAATTTACAAGCACTAAATAGATTTAATTTTTACTTTTTCAAAACCGCAGTCACTTTTTTCGCAGCATCAGCAAATGAATCAGCAACTTCAAAGTTTAATCCTGATTCTCTCAGAAGTATTCCTGCTTCTTTTGCGTTCGTACCTTCAAGCCGTACAACAATCGGAACAGCAACGTGCATTTCTTTTGCTGCGTCAATAACTCCCTGTGCAACCCGGTCGCATCTTACAATTCCACCAAATATATTAATAAGAATTGCTTTAACATTTATATCAGAGAGAATAATCTTAAAACCGTTCGCCACTGTTTCTTTGCTTGCACCACCGCCAACATCAAGAAAGTTTGCCGGTTCACCGCCCGCAAGTTTTATAATATCCATTGTTGCCATTGCAAGTCCGGCGCCGTTAACCATACAGCCAACGTTTCCATCGAGTTTAATATAATTGAGATTATACTTTGATGCTTCAATCTCCAAGGGATCTTCCTCATCAAGATCTCTGTAAGCTGCAATTTCAGGATGACGGTAAATTGCATTATCATCGAAGTTCATTTTTGCATCCAGTGCAATAACTTTGTCATCATTCGTGATCACAAGTGGATTGATTTCAAGCAAAGAAGCATCCGTTTTTTCATAAGCATTATAAAGAGATTTTATGAATGGTATAAAACTTTTGAAAGCACTTCCTTCCAGACCAAGAGCAAAAGCAAGTTTACGTGCCTGGTAATCTCGCAATCCGACTGCCGGATCAATCCATTCTTTTATAATTTTTTCGGGAGTTTCCGCAGCTACTTTTTCAATCTCTACTCCACCTTCAGTAGAAACCATGATTACATTTTTAGAAACTGCACGATCAAGAAGAATTCCGAGATATAATTCTTTTTTGTAATCGAGTCCTTCAGTGATGAATAGTGTTTTTACAATTTTCCCTTCCGGACCTGTTTGATGTGTAACAAGAAGATTACCTAAAATCTTACTTGCAATTTCTTTTGCTTTTTCAACTGAAGTTGTGAACTTAACTCCGCCTTCAAGAATTAATTCATCAGGGTTTTTAGGATTATATAATTTACCTTTTCCTCTTCCGCCTGCATGAATCTGCGATTTAACAACAAACTGACTTATACCTTTCTGCTTAAGCTGGAAGATTACTCCATCGAATTCGTCCATACTTTTTATTGCAATTCCATCCTGGACAGGAACGTTATATTTCTTTAAAGTTTCTTTTGCCTGGTATTCGTGTATTTTCATATAATTTCCTTTATTATTTGCTATTCCTATTTTGTCATTCCGAACTAGGTTCGGAATCTCGTTAAATGATTTTAGAAACTGAAACAAGTTCAGCTTGACAAATGTTATTTTTCCCCCATAAACGGATAGCGCCAATCTTTGGGCGGATCAAAAGTTTCTTTAATTGTTCTCGCTGTCATCCATCGCAAAATGTTCATTGCACTTCCTGC is from Ignavibacteriota bacterium and encodes:
- the aroE gene encoding shikimate dehydrogenase, with the protein product MRDSFLANTELIGLIGHPIKHSYSPFIQNFALEQMNLDYVYLPFDVPSENLKAAVNGVLALGLKGLNVTLPHKEKIIKFLDEVSEEASIIGAVNTIVNDHGKLMGYNTDAFGILETLLPFKEKISGAKATVIGAGGSARAVIYTLLRYFKPEEINIINRTQQKADTLANDFSLKMRYDLFHTFELFPPDNVDTLRDSKLIVNATTIGMYPEIEDTITDIDDSFNEDQIVFDLIYNPTKTKFLKTAEMQGAKVVGGLKMLIAQAAKSFKLWTGLDMPVEVIADSLQEYIKQQNV
- a CDS encoding tetratricopeptide repeat protein, which gives rise to MNFFNEEYVFDEPSGNEKLKEQIEECKKLIDTGAVYGYLDMFDEVTQACLEHDLNEDGLYIINALLEISPYNSEYWIKKGLFLNALGYFNESIECFNKALSLNPGDTDALVDRSIAEENIGLFTQAKESLNKALSNDPNNEDALYSLGILHQHNEEFEAAIRFFNKVLKLNPDYSEAYYELGFCYENLEDYSNSLASYEKFLELEPYNPNGWYNRGVILSKMNKPEQAINSYDLAVSIRENFTSAWFNKGNILAELERYHEALECFRKSYELDSNDETTCFNIGNLYEELGDLKNALRFYSEAIKNNDAYFEAYLARGYCYDSAGKYQHALRDFNKAVTLAQDSAEAWYAKADLEYSLGKLKEAVASYIHALKISPANYDIWFTLAETYIELGEWLSALEAFDKCIVLKENDAKAIYEKAKVNFILSRTEDAIHCLKKAFELDPSIEEEFTNDYPEIKSSKLFKKLLGEN
- a CDS encoding T9SS type A sorting domain-containing protein, whose product is MNLNGVAGSPITIEYSAVVSPSISGDADNIYIVYGIGSQMRVRRSTNGGSNWSLIYTLNLVTSTSWMESIVSNQNLHITYLESGIVKYRYRNYQSGNFTGEMVVSTGETGTYPKITARYTGVNEDYVYFMWQKSGTNTNNWRKYRVTQNDWTSVLSGYTVSEPNLVSSNLAGIRVTSTTLVIYYSFYENGTYSHRLGWAWKRLSDNAFLGYLPNPYSNFNQLVYSTTTFDNNSHSAFYYKQIAGGEGGGQIEDFAIWRSKSISGYPDDIIYNYGLNPPSVDPMHVNVSSAGNEVHVIWKDSLGSNNGNNLRYRWENLNPIAPQNLTMSSHNNHPKLVWQKNPEQDIDYYRIYRRIGSLPFTLHTTVSASLPTEYIDNEETVCNPPPGAQCQSGTVAKYYITAVDLTAKVSPASNEVEAIVQGEDPYKISVNNPTEVVDNYELSQNYPNPFNPTTTISYSIKTSGEVSLKVYDMLGTEVASLVNENQEAGNYSVTFNASNLPSGIYVYALTSGNFVDTKKLILLK
- a CDS encoding T9SS type A sorting domain-containing protein — translated: MNKIFFLLVFGLSAIILAQQNNFNKGYELQKFVEQGGKYEENSPNIYRLTNRIGESRTFYLGSKENIFESNADVDTTIINIWEIDTTKYSSKFTFWQQVPVANISWWLPQPVEDLNNNGRPELFGCTNTIIPNIAGPVKIFERNINDIYQDIFSYDTSTVLVKGIADFNKDENKEIIIASLVDDVFFFYPVYKCDSASVLPTTPDFFFYLDTLQINNLILGDWDNNGITDCAFTTPSIWDTTMCVISEYRDSINNFEEVFRFKSIFDSDISGFAIGDFDQDNKTELVISSGPGNVFVIENEDENEYSIVNQFPFSTPNTYMQAATKDLDGNGKPEFWIGGQDFEEGITLYQCYETDRDNSYKVVASIELRYLTSLSFTNLLQAVDIDDDNKEELIISIGNVILIIKFVGSPGNHQYKLWYAKLGEVTQLGAQFYPVSIADLNGDGKRDLLIPMEKYTPSVIYNFSYILKRDKISGIIESEIKELSFEVVRAYPNPFNSESIISFNIYETSNVQLKIFNSLGKEITTLLDKVFSPGNYNISWDARDRLGNSLPSGVYLIVLKTKNSVRTFKSLLLK
- a CDS encoding T9SS type A sorting domain-containing protein, with the translated sequence MRALDNNNHYSAYSSTVMIEFLKFIHNSPGNNGSNATNKVNNSGSAALSYNYELSQNYPNPFNPTTTISYSIKNAGEVSLKVYDMLGTEVASLVNENQEAGNYSITFNAAELPSRSGSALTSGIYFYTLTSGNFMETKKLILLK
- a CDS encoding T9SS type A sorting domain-containing protein; this encodes MNKFFIVILLVMTVAQSTFAQKRSFNEFRNNPGIDVHLLQDSTFEVIDKATNDRYLKSLRAFPEEDNLSQADLILELDTLNLSYYDNLYRSYGKIPAYNAYSANYIAIDANKNNKMELYVYRFVNNSPFLDFHATQIYEQSNDSLFSLIYDFPLDSSDKFFDVGDITNDGLLDIFYRGRENSMKFFKQNTPNDLINNFNFIYNSFPPQYQPNTPTFYDIDNDINLEIIYFLDAGDGDSVWSYSNHVAKYNPQINNYELIYYHRPLPDKYTYGISTGDFDQDVKGNFGTGSIDGKFYIYEHVQGKQYMVELEDTLQTYNAYLTTFTDDMDGNGKPEIWIGGDFNSSLYGGVTRIYVFEADVPGNYEQVYQIDIRGLFAFTTGKLRFCDLDYDGKKDLFLANGDFVFGIKNNGVGSYYFDFINLLPLIDTTYSSQLIDRIDAADLDGDGTYEIVANHYLYFPSQKSAYYSVFHKRNKISEVDDNYNPILDRFDLYNNYPNPFNPETRIKFHLPSDARVSLCIYNSLGEEIKVLINETCLSGEYEIIWNGTDVNGNLVPSGIYFITMIADKYSKTIKSVLIK
- the sucC gene encoding ADP-forming succinate--CoA ligase subunit beta encodes the protein MKIHEYQAKETLKKYNVPVQDGIAIKSMDEFDGVIFQLKQKGISQFVVKSQIHAGGRGKGKLYNPKNPDELILEGGVKFTTSVEKAKEIASKILGNLLVTHQTGPEGKIVKTLFITEGLDYKKELYLGILLDRAVSKNVIMVSTEGGVEIEKVAAETPEKIIKEWIDPAVGLRDYQARKLAFALGLEGSAFKSFIPFIKSLYNAYEKTDASLLEINPLVITNDDKVIALDAKMNFDDNAIYRHPEIAAYRDLDEEDPLEIEASKYNLNYIKLDGNVGCMVNGAGLAMATMDIIKLAGGEPANFLDVGGGASKETVANGFKIILSDINVKAILINIFGGIVRCDRVAQGVIDAAKEMHVAVPIVVRLEGTNAKEAGILLRESGLNFEVADSFADAAKKVTAVLKK